Proteins found in one Asterias amurensis chromosome 13, ASM3211899v1 genomic segment:
- the LOC139946594 gene encoding pleckstrin homology domain-containing family J member 1-like: protein MRYGENELARMAYNANNPVMQGKLFYKGIQQGKLRPVREQLQGQAYREREFRLQGNFLFYYKVNDDKRALEPLGALCLERYSVQREINADKGFLFSIAFQDDRDKKHYFLASSGQLCDQWVSAIRVASYEQLKATLIMLHHKIKRLKEMEKPKENAPKQQQQVKPSTAPSRAQPPRPKQPPQPRRTAPLPPAAKGAAAACSSTPETVAEGLLLDFS, encoded by the exons atgcGGTACGGTGAGAATGAGTTAGCACGAATGGCATACAATGCCAACAATCCCGTCATGCAGGGGAAGTTGTTCTACAAAGGGATACAGCAGGGAAAGCTACGTCCCGTTAGAGAACAGCTACAAGGACAGG CTTACAGGGAACGAGAGTTCAGGTTACAGGGAAACTTCTTGTTTTATTACAAAGTCAACGATGACAAGCGAGCTCTCGAG CCGCTCGGAGCGTTGTGTTTGGAGCGTTACTCTGTGCAGAGAGAGATAAATGCCGACAAAGGATTCCTCTTCTCAATCG CATTTCAAGATGACCGTGACAAGAAGCACTACTTCCTAGCTTCCTCGGGTCAGCTGTGTGACCAATGGGTGTCGGCCATTCGAGTCGCAAGCTACGAACAACTCAAAGCTACCCTAATTATGCTTCATCATAAAATCAAGAGATTAAAAGAAATG GAAAAGCCCAAAGAAAACGCACCTAAGCAACAGCAGCAGGTGAAGCCAAGCACAGCACCATCGAGGGCCCAGCCGCCACGGCCTAAACAACCACCACAACCCAGGAGAACTGCTCCCCTACCACCTGCAGCCAAAGGTGCTGCAGCCGCATGCAGCAGTACTCCAGAAACAGTGGCTGAAGGACTGCTTCTAGACTTCTCTTAA